In Chitinophaga oryzae, the sequence TTTCTCCGGTAGCAGGCAGCAGCTCTTTTACGATGGTTTCAATTTTACCGTCGTCCAGCAGGATTTTCTGGCCAATGCGAAGATCTTTATACAGGTCGGGATAAGAAACATAGATTTTCTCCATGTTGCCCACCACTTTTTCGTTCACAAAGGTGAGGATATCGCCTTTCTTCAGCGGCAGGGCGTTATTTTCAATTTCACCTACGCGGAGTTTCGGTCCCTGGAGGTCTCCGAGCATGGCTACGTTGTAAGGTTCGGTTTTGTTGATCTGGCGGATGTATTCGATGATCCGCAGTTTATCTTCATGCGAGCCGTGGGAGAAATTGAGGCGGAATACGTTCACGCCCGCTTTCACCAGTGCCAGCAGCTGTTCATAGGTATCACAGGCCGGGCCAACAGTGGCCACGATTTTCGTTTTGCGGGAAGAGTGTGCTCTGCCGGCAGCGTTGTCCATCTGCTTGTGATAGTATTTCGATAGATCCTTTGTACTCATAAGTCTTATTTTTTAACTCGCAAGAATTTTAACAATCTTAAACCATTCGGGGTCAATTTCCTGTTTTGCTTTAACGGCTTTATCCAGGGGGGTATAATGGATCTTGTCGTTTACGATCCCGATCATCACATTGTGAATACCTTCGAGGAGGGCGTCTACAGCGGCGTAGCCCATACGGCTGGCCAGGATACGGTCGGTACAGGTGGGAGAACCTCCCCTTTGGATATGTCCGAGGATACATACTCTGGTATCCAGTTGCGGACAACTTTCTTTAATACGGCGTGCTACTTCATTGGCGCCTCCGGTTTCATCCCCTTCGGCTACCACGATCAGATTAACCAGTTTTTTGCGGCGCTCGTTGGCCTGCAATTCTTCGATAATGTCGTGTAATTCGGTTTTGCGTTCCGGCATCATAATATGCTCGGCACCAGTGGCGATACCGCTGTGCAATGCGATGTAACCGGCGTCACGGCCCATTACCTCGATCACAAACAGCCGGTCATGCGCGTCTGCAGTGTCCCTGATTTTGTCGATGGCCTCGATCGCAGTGTTAACCGCTGTGTCAAAGCCAATGGTGAAGTCAGTTCCCGCAATGTCCTTGTCAATAGTACCAGGCAAGCCTATACACGGAATGTCAAATTCCTGGCTGAATTTCTGCGCCCCATTGAACGATCCGTCTCCTCCGATCACTACCAGCCCGTCAATGTTGTGCTTCTTCAGATTCTCGTAAGCTTTTTTTCGCCCTTCATATTCATAGAACTCTTTGCACCGGGCGGTCTTTAAGATGGTGCCTCCGCGTTGAATGATGTTGGCAACTGATTTGGACTCCATCGGGAAAATCTCATTCTTCAAAATTCCCCTATATCCATACATAACGCCGAACACATTCAGCTGATGATAAATGCCCGTTCTTACCACCGCACGAACGGCTGCGTTCATGCCCGGGGCGTCTCCGCCGGAGGTAAGGACTGCAATGTTGTTCAATTTTTTCATATAAATTGCTAAAAAAATATCTTAAAGGCGCACAAAAATAACATTTTGCAATTGTTTTCTAACAGTTATCTTATGAATTAACCTAAATATTTAATTTTAATCAAACAAAGTAGCTAATTTTTTTAAAAAATATAGGCATGTTGAAAAAGACTAATAAGAGTTGGTTGATATTAGGCATGAGCTTAATGACTTTGGAAGGTATGGCACAACAAAAAAGCTGGCAATATCCGGTTGCCAAAAAAACAGACACTGTAGATAATTACCACGGAACTCCTGTCCCTGATCCCTATCGCTGGCTCGAAGACGACCACAGCGCCGAAACAAAAGCCTGGGTAGACGCCGAAAACAAGGTCACCCGGGACTACCTCGCTACCATCCCTTTCCGGTCTTCCGTTAAAAAAAGACTGGAAGAGCTCTGGAACTACCCTAAAACAGGCGCCCCTGTCAAACACGGCAACTATTATTACTTCTTTAAAAACGACGGCCTCCAGAACCAATCCGTACTGTACCGCAGCGCCACGCCCGACGGTACCCCGGAAGTATTTATAGATCCTAACAAACTGTCAGCCGCCGGCACCACCGCCCTGGGCACCCTCTCTTTCTCCAAAGACGGCAAATACGCGGCCTACCTCATCGCTAAAGCAGGGTCCGACTGGCAGGAAGGTTATGTGATGGACGTAGCTACCCGCCAGCTGCTCTCCGATAAACTGGAGTGGATCAAATTCAGCGGTATCAGCTGGAGAGGCGACGGTTTCTACTATAGCCGGTACGACAAACCGGACGAACAAAGCAAACTGTCCAAAAAGAACGAATTCCAGAAAGTATATTTTCATAAAATCGGTCAGCCCCAGGAACAGGATGAACTGATCTATGTGGATAAGGACCATCCGCTCCGCAACGCTACCGTGAGCGTAACGGAAGATGAACGTTTCCTCATCCTCTCCACCACGGAAGGTACCTCCGGCAGAGAAGTGTGGTTCCGCGATATGCAAAACCCGGAACAGAAGGATTTCTCCCTGCTGGTGAAAGGTTTCTCTCACGAACCGTCTGTTATTGACAACGACGGCGGGAAGCTGCTGGTGCTCACCAATCATCAGGCGCCTAATTATAAGATAGTCCTGGTAGATCCGGCCAACCCCGCGGAAGCCAACTGGAAAGTGGTCGTGCCGGAGAAAAAAGAGGTGCTGCAGAACGTAGGCAATGCCGGCGGTAAACTGTTCCTCTCTTACCTGAAAGACGCTTCTACCCGTGTATACCAATATGATTATACCGGCCGCCTGGAACACGAGGTTAAACTGCCCGGCATCGGTACCGCCGGTGGCTTCGACGGTAAAAAGGAAGACCAGGAGCTGTTCTACACCTACACCTCTTTTGTAGCGCCGCCCACCATCTACCGCTATGATATCAAATCCGGTAAAACTTCCCTGTTCAACAAAGCGGCGGTGAAATTCAATCCCGACGAATATGAAACCAGACAGGTTTTCTTCACCAGTAAAGACGGCACCAAAGTGCCGATGTTCCTGTCTTCCAAAAAAGGCATGAAGAACAACGGCAACAACCCCGTGCTGATCTACGGCTACGGTGGTTTCAACATCGCACAGACACCCGGTTTCAGCGTGTCTAACCTGTACTTCATGGAACAGGGCGGCACCTATGCAGTGGTAGCACTGCGCGGTGGCAGCGAATACGGCGAAGCATGGCACAAAGCCGGTATGAAGGAAAAGAAACAAAATGTGTTCGACGACTTCATCGGCGCCGCTGAATACCTGGTGAAAACAAAGTATACCAATCCTTCCAAAATAGCGATCCGCGGCGGTTCCAACGGCGGCCTGCTGGTAGGCGCCTGCATGACGCAACGCCCCGACCTCTTCAAAGTAGCGCTGCCGGCGGTAGGCGTAATGGACATGCTGCGCTTCCAGAAATTCACCATCGGCTGGGCCTGGGCGGTGGAATATGGCAGCAGCGACAACGCGGAGGATTTTAAATACCTGCTGAAATACTCTCCGCTGCACAACCTGAAACCGGGCGTCTCTTACCCGGCCACCATGGTAACTACAGCTGATCATGACGACCGTGTAGTGCCGGCCCACTCCTTTAAGTTTGCCGCCACCCTGCAGGCCTGCAACGCCGGTCCCAACCCGGTGCTGATCCGCATCGAAACGCAGGCGGGACATGGCGCAGGAAAACCCACGTCCAAACTGATCGACGAGGCGACGGACATATGGTCTTTCACCATGTATAACCTGGGGATGTAAAACAATTACGAATTACGAATTACGAATTGAAGACCCGCTCACGGAAAGGTTAATAAGTGACCGCTTAATAAACAGCCCTCAATTCGTAATTCGTAATTCGTAATTCGTAATTGTTTTCTTATCTTTAAAGACAGCGTACTAATATGGCATTATGAAGGTATTAATTACAGGTAGCAATGGACTGCTGGGTCAACACCTGATTCCGGTATTCGTTCAAAACAAGACATACGATGTAATAGCCACCGGCAGAGGTGCTAACCGTTCTCCTCAACGTGACCATTACATTTATGAAGCGGTAAACCTGCGGGATGCCGGCAGCGTACAGCAGCTGGTACAAAAACATCAACCCGACCTGATCATCCACAGCGGGGCCATGTCCCAGGTGGACGATTGCGAGAAAAACAAAGACGCCTGCTGGGATACGAACGTCGGCGCCACGCGCTACCTCGTGAACGCGGCTGAAAAAATAAACGCCTCCTTTATTTTCCTCTCGACCGACTTTGTATTTGATGGCCTTAACGGCCCTTATGACGAAGAAGCGCCGGTCAATCCCATCAATTATTATGGTACCAGCAAAGTGGCGGCAGAACGGCTGGTGCGTAACAGCAAGCTGTCATGGGCCATCGTGCGTACCGTGCTGGTATACGGCGTTTCCAACGATCCGCATCGCAGCAATATGATCACATGGGTGAAAAATAATCTCCAGCAGGGTAAAAAGATAAAAGTGGTAGACGACCAGTGGCGTACGCCTACCCTGTGCCAGGACCTGGCGACAGGATGCCTGTTACTGGCGGAAAAGAAAGCTACCGGCATGTTCAATATCTCCGGCAGTGAAGTGCTGACACCCTATGATATGGCCCTTAAAACAGCGGAATACTTCCAGCTGGATACCAGCCTGATCGAAAAGATCAGCTCCAGAAGCCTTTCCCAGCCTGCCGCCCGTCCGGCCAAAACCGGCCTGGTCATAGACAAGGCAGTCCGCGAACTGGGGTATCAGCCGCATTCTTTCGCGGAAGGACTGGATATCGTGGCCGCTGAAATCAGATAAGCATCAATACTCCAGGTAAGCTTTATTGATACCGTATTTACTTCTTTTAGCCTGTAATTCACTCGTGGTATCTATTGGTAACGAGGTTACCGGTACGGCTACCTTATAGCGATTGCCCCGGTGAATCATCACCACAGGCTGTTCCCAGGCCTGGCGTTTTGCCGTCTTCTTCGCGGCCGTAAGGCTGTCCGGGAATTCTTCCAGCACAATAAAATAAGAAATGGAATCCGGCGCAGCGGGCGTTGCGGCCAGGCTGCTGTCGGGCATGGCCTGCTGCGTTGTGTCTGCTGCTACGGGCGCGGCAGGGGCGCTGTCGGGCGTGTTATTACCCCCCTGGCGACCAACATACCACCAGACGGCCAGGCCGCCCAGCAGGATTAATGCACCAGCCACGGCCCACCACCATTTGAAAATACTGCCTTCCGTTACTGCTTCCAGCGTATTTTCTTCCTCTTCTGTCATAACCGGCTCTACGGGGACCGAAACCGGCGGTACAGGCGGCTCTTCCCTCGTAGCGGCCATAGGCGCTGTGGCCGGCGGCGGGGTAGAGGGGGTGGCAGGCTCCTGCCGCTGTATGGGGGTAATCGGCAGGTCGGCAGGGTCTACCGGCAGCTCTTCTGCGTGGAAATGCAGGTTGCCGGCAAAATCGCCCTGTAATTTGCCAATACCTGGCAGCTCCAGCGCCTGCCCCGGTTGCAGGGCCTCCTTAAACTCTTCAATGTATTTCTCCAGCTTCCGCTGGGCCACAGCAGGCACCAGGTTTTCCTTCAGGGCTATCCATTCCACGCAGGAGCCGTCATCCTGCCACGATTGGGTGAAAACCACCTGGTCGCGCGGAGGCAGCAACGTTTGTGCGCCGGCGTTATACCGCGCCGGGAAATGCTGGATGGAGAACGTACCGATCTGGGGTACAACGCAAATCCGCTGCCTGAACAATACTTCCTGGATATATTGCTGTAGTATTAACATGGAGAGGTGTTTGTGGTTAATGTTCCTATGAAATCACAAAGCAGCAAAGCAGCAAATATCATTCTTTGCTCTTTGCTGCTTCGTGTCTTTGCGAGCAACTAAATTAACTCAAAATCAGAACTTCACCATAATTCCGCCTACGATGTTGAAACCATAGGTAGGATACAGGTACCAGCGCTGATAGTGGGAGTTGAAAATATTATTGGTGTTCAGCCACACATTGAAGTTTTTGCCGATATCATAAGAAGCGCCGGCGTTCATGTCCCATGCACTGCTTGTTTTACCGAAGTCCTTGTTGGGCAGCTGATAATAACTGCCGCTGAGGGCGAACAGGTTGGCGTTCAGGTGCAGCTTCTTCGCCAGCGTATACTGTACGAACAGGTCGCCCTGGAAAGGAGGCAGGTGCCACGGTTTCACTTCCGTTTCCTGTTTGTTGTAATTGTACCAGTCGAAAGTCACCCTTGCCTGGAATTTCTCTTCTTCAATATATCCTACTTCGGCATGCAGCTGGAATGCGCGTAACTGCTCTTCGTTGCGGGTAGTGAAGTATTTCATGTCCGTGGCCTGGTTAACGAACAGGGGCATGTTGTACCAGGTAACAGACGCAAACTTGGTGTTATAGTTGAAGTGGCCGCCCAGCGTGCCTTTGATGCCGGTATATTTTTCCTCTACGCGGGTGTTGAGGATACCTTCCACCAGGCCGTTGAGGAACGGGTTTTTGTTGGCGAGGTTGCGGTAGGAGTTTTTATCGAAATAGGAAATCCAGCCGCTGCTCAGGATCAGTTTTTTGCGTACCAGGTGCGACTCGTTCACGATGTCGGGCAGCAGGTAAAACTTATCGTTGGTCCAGGTGGGGTTTACGCCGGCATGCAGCACAAAGCCCGGTTTGATGATGTCTACTGCCGGATGGATGGCCACCACGTTGTTGTTGATGTTGCGGCCGTTGTCCTGTTTGTAGGTAGACAGATCAAAAACGCCTTCGGCTTTGATGTAGATGTCTTCAAACACCTGCTTGCGCACGGGTACCCTGGCGATGAACGTATTTTCCGTGCGTTTATACGAGTCGTTGAAGGCAATGAACTTCACGGTTGGCTGGAATTGAAACGCCCAGTCGTTTTGCGGGCGGTTTTTAAGTCCCACCTGCGCGGTCACGGTGTTGAAAGTCTGTGCAATATCTTTCTTGTCGTATTTGATGCTGTCGTGGTTGTAACCGTAGTAGTGAATGGTGTTGCGGTCATAACCCAGGCTTGCGTCCAGCTGGAGGCCGGGCAGCAGGTACGAGCCGGAAGCCAGCGCATTGAGGTTGCTGTAGTTCTGGTCGGATATCTCTTTGCCCTGCGAGCTGGTGTAGTTGACAAACAGGCCGTAGTTGTAGAGGTCTTTGCGGCCGCTGCCGAAGCCGGCCTGCACATACGGTGTTTTATAGTTACCGTAACCGAGCTTAATAAAATTGTTCTGCAACAGCGAGAGGGAGTCTTTGCCCAATGCCAGCGGTTTCAGCGGGGCGGCCTGGTACATGAAGTTCAGGTTCAGGGCCGGCACCTGGTATTTTAACTGGGGCCTGCTGGTATCCACTCCCGGCAGGGAGGCGGTCAGGTTCAGTTTATAGGCGTCGCGGAGCTTAGGCTGATTGGTGGAAATGATATCGATCGTTTCCTGTTTCAGCGGCTCCTGTGCCCATGCCTGCTGCTGATGAAGGATGCCTGCGAGGCACATGCCTGCTATGGTAAAAGCGCGTTTGCGATGTATGTTGAGAATATTCATGCTGTCGTAATCTTAAAATTTGAAAATTTGAAAATTTGAAAATTTCCAAATGGCTACGGTTTCTTAGGTTTTTTTCCGGCTGCTTTTTCTGCTGCTTCCGCTTTGGCGAATTTCTCCTTTGCTTCGGCTTTCAGCTCCGGAATGGGGCAGTTCTCAGCGATGCTCTGGAAAGTGGCTTTGGCGTTGAAGTAGTCCTGCTGACGGAAATACACGTCACCCAGCAGGATATATGATTTGGCCACCCACACATCGTAGGAAGGCGTGTTTTTGATCACGTCGAAGCCGGCTTTTTCGGCGGCAGCCAGATCGTTCTGTTGCAGATAACAATCAGCCATATCGTAGCGGGCTTCCGCACCGGTTTCGGATTTGGTGAGGCTGGCCACGGTTTTAAATTCAGCCAGTGCGTTGGCGTATTGTTTTGCTTCTTTCTGCGCTTTGCCCAGGTAGAAGTGGGCGATGATCTGGTCATCGGTGCTGATATTGGCGGTAGATAGCAGCATTTCAGCGTAGTTGCCTACTTCGTCCCAGTGTTTCAGCTGGTAGTTGCTGCGCAGCAGGCCGCGGGTGGCTGCCAGGCTGTTTTCCTTGCTGGTGGCCAGGTCCTGCAGCTGCAGGTAGTAGGTGCGCGCCTTATCATAACTCTTGTTCTGAAAGAAGTTGATGTTGGCCGCCTGCAGGGCTGAACGCTCGGCGTACAGGCTGTTGTTGCGGGACAACACAAATTCATAAGCCGGCAGTGCGCCTGCGTAATCTTTGTTGTTGTACGAGCACTCTGCTTTATAGAAATGAGCGGGCAGAATAAACTGGCCGTTGGGATATTTCTGGATATAACTGTTGAAAGCGGTGATGGCGCCGGAGCAGTCGTTGTTCGTGAAACGGGCTTCTGCGGCGGCATAGGCGAGTGAATCTTCGGCGGTGGCAGTCACGGTACGGCCGCTGGCTTTCAGGAAAGCAAGGTAGTCGTCTGTTTTACCCTGGCTAACATAGATAGATTTAATGCTTTGCAGCGCTTCATTGCTTTCAGGCGAACCGGGGAACTTTTCCACCACCTGGCGATAGTAAGCGAGGGCTTTGCTTTCGTTGTCTTTGTTGTAGTAGCAGAGGCCCAGTTTCAGCAGCGCGCGCGGAGCGTTGACGCCATTGGGTTGTTTCTGCAGTACGTTTTCCAGGTAGGGGATCGCTTCGTTGTATTTCTCCTGGGAGAGGTACGTGTTGGCGATTTCCATGTCAGTCTGGTTGCTGAAATCGGAAGACGGGAACTTGTTGCCCAGTTGTTTCAGCAGGGCCAGTTTATCTGCCTGTTTGCCCTGAAGGCCGAGGATAATGGCTTTCTGGTAAATGGCATAATCGGCGCCCGGCTCGTTGTTGCTGATGATGCGGTCGTACAGCGAGAGCGCTTTCGGGAACTGGCGCAGCATATAGTAACAGTCGGCGGCGCGCAGGGCGGCGTCGGTGGCAATCCTGGTGGCATTGGGACCGCTGGCTCGTTGCGCTGTTTCGAAGTGCGGCAGCGCTTCGGCGTATTTGTCCTGTTTGAGCAGGCTGTAGCCGAGGTTGTAGCTGGCGGTCTGCGGGTTGGCCTCGCCGGATACCGGCGGCGTGCCGCCCAGATAGGCGTTCAGGTTAGTGATCGCTTTGTCTGTTTTATTCTGGCGCAGGGCTATTTCCGCTTTCCAGAACTGGGCCAGCTGTTTGGTTTGGGCGTCGTAAGGGTTGTTGATGGCGATATCGAGCAGGCGGTCGGCTTCTGCCAGTTGCTGGTCGTTGATCAGCTCGGTGGCCCTGCCATAGGCGATCTTCTGATAGGCTTTGAGTACGGTCGGGTTTTTATCGGGGATCTGTTCGATGGTAGCCAGACCGTCGCGGTAGTTGTTGGTGTTCATAAAGAGGCTCACGAGCACTTCGCGGGCTTCTTTGTTGTAGGGCGACTGCGGGTAATTTTTAACGAACTGTGTCAGCTCGTTGAGTGCAGCGTCCTGGTAGCCCAGTTCATAGGAGAGTTTGCCGTAGTTGAAACGGGAAATTTCCTGTTGCTGTGGGTTGGAGCTGTTGTTGGCGCAGAAGGCAAAGGCGTTGCGGGCGTTGGCTTTCTGGCCGGTGCGCAGATAGCAGTCTCCCAGCAGGTACATGGAATTCTGTCCCAGGGAGTCTTTAGCGCTGCTGAGTTGTTTGAAGCCGGTGATGGCTTTGTTGAGATTGCCGGTCTGATAGTAGGAGTAGGACAGCTGGTAGATGTCTTCATTGCGTACTTCGTCGGCGTTATCCTGGAATTCCTGCAACAGGGGCAGGGCTTTTTTATAGTCTTTACGTTCAAAGTAGGCTTTACCGAGCAGTTGTTTCATTTCTGCTTCATAGTACTGCCCGCCTTGCCGGAGCAGGGGCTCCGTGTAGGAGATGAGCTGGTCGTGTTTGCCCTGGAAGTAATAGATTTCCGCGATGTAGTAAGGTACGATGTTTTTGTACTTGGGATCTTCCACTACTTTCTGGAAGCTGCTGAGCGCATCGCCGTACTGGTGGTTGTAGTAGGAGATGAAGCCGTGGTAATAGTTGGCCGGCACGTAGTATTTGCCCTGTACTTCCCGGATGCTGGCAAACAGGGGCTGTGCTTTCTGGAAGTCCTTGACATTGAAGTAACAGTAGGCCAGTTCAAATTTCGCTTCCGCTATTTCCTCGTTGGAGAGGTTGTCGATGCTGGCTTTTTCATACAGCGGGATCGCATCTTTGAACCTGTTCTGGTGGAAATAATATTTGCCCAGCTGATAGCTGACCAGTTGTTCGCGGGCGTTGTTATTGAATATTTTAAGGTATTCCAGCGCTGTTTTCTCTGCGTTCTCCTGTCCCAGTTTAAGCGCGCATACGGTGTAATAATAGTAGGCGTCGGACTTTACCAGGTCGCGGTTGGTTTCATGGAAATAATCGATGTTGTCGATTGTTTGCTTGAAAAGCTGCATGGATACGCTGTACTTTTCCTGCTGGAAGTACTGTTGTGCATCTTTGAACACTTTTTCCGGCTCGGTGTAGATACGCGTTTGCTGCGCGTGGGCAGCGGGCATCCCTGCGATACCTGCGCCGGCGAAAGTCAGCATGGATAAGTACAGATGTCCTGGAATATAAACTTTTCTTATGAACTGCATGCTTTTGCTGTTATATCTTGAATTATGCGTTTAAAACGAATCCCTGCCGGAAATATTTTCCCGCCAGGTATTATACGGAACAGTATCAGGGACACAAACCAGGCAAATATAAAAGTAATATCCTTTCTTTTCTGATCGGTTTTCCAACAATGTGGATAACTCCGGC encodes:
- the pfkA gene encoding 6-phosphofructokinase, whose translation is MKKLNNIAVLTSGGDAPGMNAAVRAVVRTGIYHQLNVFGVMYGYRGILKNEIFPMESKSVANIIQRGGTILKTARCKEFYEYEGRKKAYENLKKHNIDGLVVIGGDGSFNGAQKFSQEFDIPCIGLPGTIDKDIAGTDFTIGFDTAVNTAIEAIDKIRDTADAHDRLFVIEVMGRDAGYIALHSGIATGAEHIMMPERKTELHDIIEELQANERRKKLVNLIVVAEGDETGGANEVARRIKESCPQLDTRVCILGHIQRGGSPTCTDRILASRMGYAAVDALLEGIHNVMIGIVNDKIHYTPLDKAVKAKQEIDPEWFKIVKILAS
- a CDS encoding prolyl oligopeptidase family serine peptidase, encoding MAQQKSWQYPVAKKTDTVDNYHGTPVPDPYRWLEDDHSAETKAWVDAENKVTRDYLATIPFRSSVKKRLEELWNYPKTGAPVKHGNYYYFFKNDGLQNQSVLYRSATPDGTPEVFIDPNKLSAAGTTALGTLSFSKDGKYAAYLIAKAGSDWQEGYVMDVATRQLLSDKLEWIKFSGISWRGDGFYYSRYDKPDEQSKLSKKNEFQKVYFHKIGQPQEQDELIYVDKDHPLRNATVSVTEDERFLILSTTEGTSGREVWFRDMQNPEQKDFSLLVKGFSHEPSVIDNDGGKLLVLTNHQAPNYKIVLVDPANPAEANWKVVVPEKKEVLQNVGNAGGKLFLSYLKDASTRVYQYDYTGRLEHEVKLPGIGTAGGFDGKKEDQELFYTYTSFVAPPTIYRYDIKSGKTSLFNKAAVKFNPDEYETRQVFFTSKDGTKVPMFLSSKKGMKNNGNNPVLIYGYGGFNIAQTPGFSVSNLYFMEQGGTYAVVALRGGSEYGEAWHKAGMKEKKQNVFDDFIGAAEYLVKTKYTNPSKIAIRGGSNGGLLVGACMTQRPDLFKVALPAVGVMDMLRFQKFTIGWAWAVEYGSSDNAEDFKYLLKYSPLHNLKPGVSYPATMVTTADHDDRVVPAHSFKFAATLQACNAGPNPVLIRIETQAGHGAGKPTSKLIDEATDIWSFTMYNLGM
- a CDS encoding SDR family oxidoreductase; this encodes MKVLITGSNGLLGQHLIPVFVQNKTYDVIATGRGANRSPQRDHYIYEAVNLRDAGSVQQLVQKHQPDLIIHSGAMSQVDDCEKNKDACWDTNVGATRYLVNAAEKINASFIFLSTDFVFDGLNGPYDEEAPVNPINYYGTSKVAAERLVRNSKLSWAIVRTVLVYGVSNDPHRSNMITWVKNNLQQGKKIKVVDDQWRTPTLCQDLATGCLLLAEKKATGMFNISGSEVLTPYDMALKTAEYFQLDTSLIEKISSRSLSQPAARPAKTGLVIDKAVRELGYQPHSFAEGLDIVAAEIR
- a CDS encoding HU domain-containing protein; amino-acid sequence: MLILQQYIQEVLFRQRICVVPQIGTFSIQHFPARYNAGAQTLLPPRDQVVFTQSWQDDGSCVEWIALKENLVPAVAQRKLEKYIEEFKEALQPGQALELPGIGKLQGDFAGNLHFHAEELPVDPADLPITPIQRQEPATPSTPPPATAPMAATREEPPVPPVSVPVEPVMTEEEENTLEAVTEGSIFKWWWAVAGALILLGGLAVWWYVGRQGGNNTPDSAPAAPVAADTTQQAMPDSSLAATPAAPDSISYFIVLEEFPDSLTAAKKTAKRQAWEQPVVMIHRGNRYKVAVPVTSLPIDTTSELQAKRSKYGINKAYLEY
- a CDS encoding tetratricopeptide repeat protein; amino-acid sequence: MQFIRKVYIPGHLYLSMLTFAGAGIAGMPAAHAQQTRIYTEPEKVFKDAQQYFQQEKYSVSMQLFKQTIDNIDYFHETNRDLVKSDAYYYYTVCALKLGQENAEKTALEYLKIFNNNAREQLVSYQLGKYYFHQNRFKDAIPLYEKASIDNLSNEEIAEAKFELAYCYFNVKDFQKAQPLFASIREVQGKYYVPANYYHGFISYYNHQYGDALSSFQKVVEDPKYKNIVPYYIAEIYYFQGKHDQLISYTEPLLRQGGQYYEAEMKQLLGKAYFERKDYKKALPLLQEFQDNADEVRNEDIYQLSYSYYQTGNLNKAITGFKQLSSAKDSLGQNSMYLLGDCYLRTGQKANARNAFAFCANNSSNPQQQEISRFNYGKLSYELGYQDAALNELTQFVKNYPQSPYNKEAREVLVSLFMNTNNYRDGLATIEQIPDKNPTVLKAYQKIAYGRATELINDQQLAEADRLLDIAINNPYDAQTKQLAQFWKAEIALRQNKTDKAITNLNAYLGGTPPVSGEANPQTASYNLGYSLLKQDKYAEALPHFETAQRASGPNATRIATDAALRAADCYYMLRQFPKALSLYDRIISNNEPGADYAIYQKAIILGLQGKQADKLALLKQLGNKFPSSDFSNQTDMEIANTYLSQEKYNEAIPYLENVLQKQPNGVNAPRALLKLGLCYYNKDNESKALAYYRQVVEKFPGSPESNEALQSIKSIYVSQGKTDDYLAFLKASGRTVTATAEDSLAYAAAEARFTNNDCSGAITAFNSYIQKYPNGQFILPAHFYKAECSYNNKDYAGALPAYEFVLSRNNSLYAERSALQAANINFFQNKSYDKARTYYLQLQDLATSKENSLAATRGLLRSNYQLKHWDEVGNYAEMLLSTANISTDDQIIAHFYLGKAQKEAKQYANALAEFKTVASLTKSETGAEARYDMADCYLQQNDLAAAEKAGFDVIKNTPSYDVWVAKSYILLGDVYFRQQDYFNAKATFQSIAENCPIPELKAEAKEKFAKAEAAEKAAGKKPKKP